The following proteins are encoded in a genomic region of Hydra vulgaris chromosome 05, alternate assembly HydraT2T_AEP:
- the LOC136080480 gene encoding uncharacterized protein LOC136080480, producing MVLKQKGSLMSFWAHQTTKQSVSSHASSSSLEFQHFSDQFNEPIDVVDTTSDASRHDILSTEQIETKKAKTHVQDKIKAEIIVLNQEIVAMKSRKRSGLWTIAKEETIKKKKARVQELTSNLNRLIGNMKSKQRSMAEKKTVMNQVFANHPEVKKALKVRDGIGRPTIEVEQSEILCVIIQLPEHGSAAHEKRQSEVYRSLKSLDELGAELEKRGYNLSRSALYTRLLPKRSDSLEGKRHVHTVPVKLMRAQTDLHSSHVDGPFCTATIKNVEEVCSFLGPKDVCFISQDDKARIPIGITAANKQAPILMHMEYRVSLPDHDWVIAAKHKLIPSVYAGIAIKPDGLGKSDAVSCSGPTYVAIRSGKHSSSTAYAHGLDFERLLTLLEFDSITKDPLTKLVKPVVVFSVDGGPDENPRYAKVIETAIHHFLTNDLDALFIMINAPGRSAFNRAERRMAPLSKELAGLILPHDHYGPHLDSEGEVVVLQVIFAGKGITSHMAPKSCQKY from the exons ATGGTCTTGAAACAAAAAGGTTCTTTAATGTCATTTTGGGCCCATCAAACAACCAAGCAATCTGTTTCTTCCCATGCCAGTTCTTCCTCCTTAGAGTTCCAGCATTTTTCAGATCAATTTAATGAGCCAATAGATGTCGTTGATACCACATCAGATGCCTCTCGACACGACATCCTGAGCACAGAACAAATTGAGACGAAGAAGGCCAAGACTCATGTTCAAGACAAAATCAAAGCAGAGATTATTGTTTTGAATCAAGAAATAGTTGCTATGAAGAGCAGAAAAAGAAGTGGCTTATGGACCATTGCTAAAGAAGAAACCATTAAAAAGAAGAAGGCCCGTGTCCAGGAGCTTACGAGTAATCTAAACAGGTTGATTGGCAATATGAAGTCAAAACAAAGATCAATGGCTGAAAAGAAAACTGTCATGAATCAG GTGTTCGCTAACCACCCGGAAGTAAAAAAAGCTCTTAAAGTACGTGACGGAATCGGTCGCCCTACTATTGAGGTAGAACAATCTGAAATATTGTGTGTCATCATTCAACTTCCTGAACATGGATCTGCTGCCCACGAGAAAAGACAATCTGAAGTGTATAGG agCCTCAAATCTTTGGATGAGCTTGGTGCCGAGCTCGAAAAGAGAGGTTACAATCTTAGCAGAAGTGCTTTATACACTCGTTTGCTGCCAAAACGGAGCGATTCGCTTGAAGGAAAGAGACACGTCCACACGGTTCCAGTTAAGTTGATGCGGGCTCAAACTGACCTCCATTCAAGTCACGTGGATGGTCCATTTTGTACAGCAACTATAAAGAATGTGGAAGAAGTTTGCTCTTTTTTGGGCCCCAAGGATGTGTGCTTTATAAGTCAAGACGATAAAGCTCGGATCCCTATTGGAATCACCGCTGCCAACAAACAAGCTCCAATATTGATGCATATGGAATATCGAGTTTCTCTTCCTGATCATGATTGGGTTATCGCTGCAAAGCACAAACTCATTCCGTCCGTCTACGCAGGTATTGCAATCAAACCAGACGGGCTTGGAAAATCTGACGCAGTTTCCTGTTCCGGTCCCACTTATGTTGCTATTCGATCTGGAAAGCATTCATCATCGACAGCGTATGCTCACGGATTAGACTTTGAACGACTTTTGACTCTGCTAGAGTTTGATTCTATCACAAAAGATCCTTTGACCAAGTTGGTCAAGCCAGTGGTTGTTTTCAGTGTTGATGGTGGACCAGATGAAAATCCACGATACGCTAAAGTCATCGAAACTG CAATTCATCATTTCCTTACAAATGATTTGGATGCCTTATTTATCATGATAAATGCGCCAGGACGGAGTGCTTTCAATCGAGCCGAGAGAAGGATGGCTCCACTGAGTAAAGAGTTGGCGGGATTGATCCTACCTCACGATCATTATGGACCTCATCTAGACTCTGAAG GTGAAGTTGTTgttttacaagttatttttgcTGGTAAAGGTATCACTAGTCATATGGCCCCAAAAAGctgtcaaaaatattaa